A single region of the Manihot esculenta cultivar AM560-2 chromosome 12, M.esculenta_v8, whole genome shotgun sequence genome encodes:
- the LOC122721322 gene encoding probable LRR receptor-like serine/threonine-protein kinase At5g48740: MDINCFWVVFILFSGLWILGFCEDQDGFLSLSCGASKNYTDSFNIQWVLDSAYTSTGNTTTVDYSVGTSSSPVPVRFFPETDQGRKCYKLPVKNVSSVVLVRAQFVYKNYDKLGKPPAFSVSLGTAIVTTVNLTTTDPWNEEFVWPVKRDTLSFCLHAIPDGGSPVISSIEVRPLPQGAYQSGLGEFLDKSLRKSHRINSGYTNGSLRYPLDPHDRVWDADENYTPFHVSSGFNMLHSFNLSSLPENPPLAVLQTARVLARRNALTYNLALDTLGDYYIVLYFAGILPLSPSFDIFINGDIAQSNYTVTMSEPSALHLTRKGISSLNITLKSINFYPQINAIEVYEVVDIPLEASSTTVSALQVIQQSTGLDLGWEDDPCSPKSWDHIECEENLVTSLDLSDINLRSISPTFGDLLDLKALDLHNTSLAGEIQNLGSLQHLEKLNLSFNHLTSFGTELDDLIGLQILDLQNNSLQGIVPDGLGELVDLHLLNLENNKLQGSLPQSLNRESLEVRTRGNPCLSFSTMSCNDVASNPSIETPQVTIVTDKKPNKISHMAIILGAAGGTILVLLVISLSVFLYTKKQSSGMTYSDRAATDMRNWNSARIFSYKEIKAATNNFKEVIGRGSFGSVYLGKLSEGKLVAVKVRFDKTQLGADSFINEVYLLSQIRHQNLVCLEGFCHESKQQILVYEYLPGGSLVDHLYGPNSQRVSLSWVRRLKIAVDAAKGLDYLHNGNEPRIIHRDVKCSNILLDKDMNAKVCDFGLSKQVMQADASHVTTVVKGTAGYLDPEYYSTQQLTEKSDVYSFGVVLLELICGREPLRHSGTPDSFNLVLWAKPYLQAGAFEIVDDSLKGTFDVESMRKAAIVAVRSVERDASQRPNIAEVLADLKEAYNMQLSYLAARDM; the protein is encoded by the exons ATGGACATCAACTGCTTCTGGGTTGTCTTCATCCTGTTCTCTGGCCTGTGGATACTTGGTTTCTGTGAAGACCAAGATG GTTTCTTGAGTTTGTCTTGCGGTGCAAGTAAAAACTATACTGATTCATTCAACATTCAATGGGTTCTGGATAGTGCTTATACAAGCACAGGCAACACAACCACCGTTGATTACTCTGTGGGTACCTCTTCATCTCCTGTCCCTGTCCGCTTTTTCCCTGAAACTGATCAGGGTCGCAAGTGTTACAAGCTGCCAGTGAAAAATGTGTCTTCTGTGGTGCTTGTTAGAGCTCAGTTTGTGTACAAGAACTATGACAAACTTGGAAAACCCCCTGCTTTCTCTGTTTCTCTTGGCACTGCTATTGTTACTACTGTAAACCTTACTACCACTGATCCATGGAATGAAGAATTTGTATGGCCGGTTAAAAGGGATACACTCTCTTTCTGTTTACATGCCATTCCTGATGGTGGATCTCCGGTAATTTCATCGATCGAAGTCCGGCCACTTCCTCAAGGAGCTTACCAGAGTGGCCTGGGAGAGTTTCTTGATAAATCACTTAGAAAGTCTCACCGTATCAATAGTGGCTACACTAATGGTTCCTTGAG GTATCCTTTGGATCCACATGATCGTGTCTGGGATGCTGATGAGAACTATACACCCTTTCATGTGTCGAGTGGATTCAATATGCTACATAGCTTCAACTTGTCAAGTCTTCCTGAGAATCCTCCTCTTGCTGTTCTTCAAACGGCTAGAGTTCTGGCACGAAGAAATGCCTTAACTTACAATCTTGCTCTTGATACACTAGGGGACTACTACATTGTCCTTTACTTTGCTGGGATTCTTCCTCTGTCTCCCTCTTTTGATATCTTTATTAATGGGGATATTGCTCAATCTAATTATACAGTGACAATGTCAGAACCTAGTGCTCTGCACTTAACTAGAAAAGGAATCAGTAGCTTGAATATTACACTGAAAAGTATCAATTTTTATCCGCAAATCAATGCTATCGAGGTGTATGAGGTTGTGGACATTCCATTGGAAGCTTCCTCAACTACAG TGTCTGCACTTCAGGTTATTCAGCAGTCCACTGGGTTAGATCTGGGATGGGAAGATGATCCATGCTCTCCAAAATCATGGGACCATATTGAATGTGAAGAAAACCTAGTCACATCATT GGATCTTTCAGATATCAACTTAAGGTCAATTAGTCCAACATTTGGTGATCTGTTGGACCTCAAAGCACT GGATTTGCACAACACTTCACTTGCTGGAGAGATACAGAACTTGGGAAGCCTCCAACATCTTGAGAAGCT gaacCTGAGTTTCAATCATTTAACATCCTTTGGAACTGAATTGGATGATTTGATTGGCCTTCAGATTTT GGACCTGCAAAATAATAGCTTGCAAGGAATAGTTCCTGATGGCCTGGGAGAGTTGGTGGACCTTCATCTACT GAACCTCGAAAACAACAAACTGCAAGGCAGTCTTCCTCAGTCTTTGAATAGAGAAAGTTTGGAAGTCAG GACAAGAGGGAATCCATGTCTTTCCTTCTCCACAATGTCTTGCAACGATGTTGCATCTAATCCTTCGATTGAGACTCCACAAGTTACAATAGTTACTGACAAAAAGCCTAACAAAATTAGTCATATGGCAATTATACTCGGTGCAGCAGGAGGAACCATACTTGTTCTGCTTGTCATTTCTCTCTCAGTATTCCTGTACACAAAGAAACAAAGCAGTGGAATGACATATTCGGACA GAGCTGCAACAGACATGCGAAACTGGAATTCTGCAAGAATCTTTTCCTACAAAGAAATCAAAGCTGCTACAAACAACTTTAAGGAGGTTATTGGCCGTGGTAGTTTTGGATCTGTTTACCTTGGAAAGCTTTCTGAAGGGAAACTGGTAGCTGTAAAAGTGCGGTTTGATAAGACTCAACTTGGGGCTGATTCTTTTATTAATGAG GTGTATCTGTTGTCTCAAATTCGTCACCAAAATCTTGTATGTTTGGAAGGATTTTGCCATGAATCAAAGCAGCAAATACTAGTCTATGAGTATCTACCTGGCGGATCATTGGTTGATCACCTTTATG GTCCCAACAGTCAGAGAGTTTCTTTAAGTTGGGTTCGTAGGCTGAAAATTGCTGTTGATGCTGCTAAAG GATTGGATTATTTGCATAATGGGAATGAACCACGAATCATACACCGCGATGTAAAGTGCAGCAATATTTTGCTGGACAAAGACATGAATGCCAAGGTCTGTGATTTTGGCCTTTCTAAACAAGTGATGCAGGCAGATGCAAGTCATGTGACTACAGTTGTCAAGGGCACTGCAGGCTATCTTGATCCTGA GTACTATTCTACCCAACAGCTTACAGAGAAAAGTGATGTCTACAGCTTTGGTGTTGTTCTTCTAGAGCTTATCTGCGGGCGAGAACCATTGCGTCACTCAGGAACTCCGGATTCTTTCAATTTGGTTTTATGG GCCAAGCCCTACTTGCAGGCAGGTGCATTTGAGATAGTGGATGATAGCTTAAAGGGAACATTTGATGTGGAAAGCATGAGAAAGGCAGCCATAGTTGCAGTAAGGTCAGTAGAGAGAGATGCCTCACAGAGGCCTAATATTGCAGAGGTATTAGCAGATCTGAAAGAGGCCTACAATATGCAACTCTCATATCTTGCAGCTCGCGACATGTAA